Proteins co-encoded in one Propionispora hippei DSM 15287 genomic window:
- a CDS encoding transposase: NLKYKYGNRHFWCKGYFVDTVGRNKEAIAKYIREQLQEDIIVDQLSLKELTDPFTGEPVKKS; encoded by the coding sequence AATTTAAAATATAAGTATGGAAACAGGCATTTTTGGTGCAAAGGATATTTTGTGGATACGGTGGGACGAAACAAAGAGGCAATAGCAAAATATATCCGAGAGCAGTTACAAGAAGATATAATTGTCGACCAGCTAAGTTTGAAGGAATTGACAGACCCGTTTACGGGTGAGC